In Zingiber officinale cultivar Zhangliang chromosome 3B, Zo_v1.1, whole genome shotgun sequence, a single window of DNA contains:
- the LOC121967189 gene encoding putative germin-like protein 2-2 gives MAVKLLLIALLALASSSAILASDPSPLQDFCVVDRHSKVFVNGFPCKNINDVKAEDFFLSGFDRPGNTTNNVGFAVTQANVNQIPGLNTLGVSLARIDYGPNGLNPPHTHPRATEVLTVIEGELYVGFVTSNLNGGGNRLFTKNLRKGDVFVFPQGLIHFQFNRGKTNAIAFAGLSSQNPGVITIANAVFGSKPPISDDVLAKAFQVDKNLIDWLQAQFWTDNYN, from the exons ATGGCTGTTAAACTCCTCCTCATTGCACTCcttgccttggcttcctccaGTGCAATATTGGCTTCCGATCCTAGTCCCCTGCAGGACTTCTGCGTCGTTGATCGACACTcaaagg TATTCGTCAATGGATTTCCATGCAAGAACATAAACGACGTGAAAGCGGAAGACTTCTTCCTTAGCGGCTTTGATAGGCCCGGCAACACCACCAACAACGTCGGCTTCGCTGTCACCCAAGCAAACGTGAACCAAATCCCAGGGTTAAACACACTCGGCGTCTCCTTGGCTCGCATTGACTATGGGCCTAATGGTCTCAACCCTCCTCACACCCACCCACGCGCCACGGAGGTCCTCACCGTGATAGAAGGAGAGCTCTACGTTGGCTTTGTGACCTCCAACCTCAATGGCGGCGGTAACCGCCTATTCACCAAGAATCTGAGAAAGGGTGATGTGTTTGTGTTCCCGCAGGGCCTCATCCATTTCCAGTTTAATAGAGGGAAAACTAATGCGATCGCGTTCGCCGGTCTCAGTAGCCAAAACCCAGGCGTCATCACTATCGCCAACGCTGTGTTCGGGTCGAAGCCACCCATTTCTGATGATGTGCTCGCCAAGGCTTTCCAAGTGGACAAAAACCTTATTGACTGGCTCCAGGCGCAGTTCTGGACCGACAATTACAACTAA